One Streptomyces sp. ML-6 DNA segment encodes these proteins:
- a CDS encoding aminoglycoside phosphotransferase family protein has product MLPPVETDEEWDAIVPDETVMRPGAEDLCARLGLAGEPLTRFSEGSQPVYAVGDEHVLKLFPGAAAQDGVAEGRVLSRLQGRLPVETPRVREAGAYENGWRYVLMSRLRGENLAHAWDRVPRADRERLVAEIGEALAVLHSLDPGPLADVLGPGDWGAFLDRRRAETVEQQRGHGLPAEWLEQIPEFLASTPLPRDPHPSLLHTEVMRQHFLVDPDGWRLTGLFDFEPAMIGDRAYDFVGVGVFVTRGDPELLARLTGAYGRTFEPDQLLAYTLLHVYSNLPWYLRELGVPEKRTLSSLAEEWFAPA; this is encoded by the coding sequence ATGCTGCCCCCGGTGGAAACGGACGAGGAATGGGACGCGATCGTCCCCGACGAAACGGTGATGCGGCCCGGGGCGGAGGATCTCTGCGCGCGCCTCGGGCTGGCCGGTGAACCGCTGACCCGGTTCTCCGAAGGATCGCAGCCGGTCTACGCGGTGGGCGACGAACACGTCCTCAAGCTGTTCCCCGGCGCTGCCGCACAGGACGGTGTCGCCGAGGGCCGCGTCCTGTCCCGTCTCCAGGGGCGGCTGCCCGTGGAGACCCCGAGGGTGCGCGAGGCCGGGGCGTACGAGAACGGCTGGCGGTACGTCCTGATGTCCCGGCTCCGCGGCGAGAACCTGGCCCACGCCTGGGACCGGGTGCCGCGGGCCGACCGCGAACGGCTCGTCGCCGAGATCGGCGAGGCCCTCGCCGTTCTGCACTCCCTCGACCCCGGCCCCCTCGCGGACGTCCTCGGCCCCGGGGACTGGGGTGCCTTCCTGGACCGCCGACGCGCGGAGACCGTGGAGCAGCAGCGCGGGCACGGACTGCCGGCCGAGTGGCTGGAGCAGATCCCGGAGTTCCTCGCCTCGACCCCGCTGCCCCGCGACCCGCACCCTTCCCTGCTGCACACCGAGGTCATGCGGCAGCACTTCCTGGTCGATCCCGACGGATGGCGCCTGACCGGGCTCTTCGACTTCGAGCCGGCCATGATCGGGGACCGCGCGTACGACTTCGTCGGGGTCGGCGTGTTCGTCACCCGGGGCGACCCGGAACTGCTCGCCCGGCTCACCGGGGCGTACGGCCGCACCTTCGAACCGGACCAACTCCTCGCGTACACGCTGCTGCACGTGTACAGCAACCTTCCCTGGTACTTGCGGGAACTGGGGGTACCGGAGAAGCGGACGCTGTCCTCGCTCGCCGAGGAGTGGTTCGCCCCGGCGTGA
- a CDS encoding peptidase inhibitor family I36 protein, translating into MNMTRKLAAVAGGLALTGGLLVGTAGSAGASPVTPQAAADCPSGYLCVWAGQNYTGHRQQVAGKNPDLTKYSVFQNFKSWYNHGASCDFKWYSGKNYSGSHGVIPRGYKKSDSASHYIKSNTWVC; encoded by the coding sequence ATGAACATGACCAGGAAGCTCGCAGCCGTGGCCGGGGGCCTCGCGCTGACCGGTGGTCTGCTGGTCGGGACCGCGGGCTCCGCCGGTGCGTCACCGGTCACTCCGCAGGCGGCGGCGGACTGCCCGTCCGGCTACCTCTGCGTCTGGGCCGGGCAGAACTACACCGGCCACCGTCAGCAGGTCGCGGGCAAGAACCCGGACCTGACCAAGTACTCGGTCTTCCAGAACTTCAAGTCGTGGTACAACCACGGCGCTTCCTGCGACTTCAAGTGGTACTCGGGGAAGAACTACAGCGGGTCCCACGGAGTCATCCCGAGGGGATACAAGAAGTCCGACAGCGCGTCCCACTACATCAAGTCCAACACCTGGGTCTGCTGA
- a CDS encoding TetR/AcrR family transcriptional regulator: MSPRGVAMPDVRERLFAAAERVLERDGPGALTSRAITAEAGCAKGMLHARFAGLDEFVAELCLDRFARTARRAEELPGLAGSDTVTANLTGVATALLDSGGPVIAGLAMTRPAAALRIRQELEGGAPGFSAVQEAIARYLDAEQRLGRIAEGTDTAAVALALVGAVHHLLMTGWPGAPDPREQVDGLVAMLVGGATGAVRDGASTEG, encoded by the coding sequence ATGTCACCGCGTGGAGTGGCGATGCCCGACGTCAGGGAGCGGCTGTTCGCCGCTGCGGAACGCGTACTGGAACGGGATGGTCCGGGCGCCCTGACCAGCAGGGCGATCACCGCCGAGGCGGGATGCGCCAAAGGCATGCTGCACGCCCGTTTCGCCGGGCTGGACGAGTTCGTCGCCGAGCTGTGCCTGGACAGGTTCGCGCGCACCGCGCGGCGGGCCGAGGAGCTTCCCGGCCTGGCGGGCTCGGACACGGTGACGGCGAACCTCACGGGCGTCGCGACCGCGCTGCTCGACTCCGGCGGCCCCGTGATCGCCGGCCTGGCCATGACGCGGCCCGCCGCCGCCCTCCGGATACGGCAGGAACTGGAGGGCGGGGCACCGGGGTTCTCGGCCGTCCAGGAAGCGATCGCGCGCTACCTGGACGCCGAACAGCGCCTCGGCCGCATCGCGGAGGGCACGGACACGGCCGCTGTCGCGCTCGCGCTGGTCGGAGCCGTTCACCATCTCCTGATGACCGGTTGGCCCGGCGCGCCCGATCCGCGTGAGCAGGTGGACGGGCTGGTGGCCATGCTGGTGGGCGGGGCCACCGGGGCCGTGCGCGACGGCGCTTCGACCGAGGGGTGA
- a CDS encoding GntR family transcriptional regulator, translating to MEPFTKLITIDRGSPIPLYFQIAQQLQELIETGVLPPGTRLSNEIAMADGLGLSRPTVRQAMQHLVDKGLLARKRGVGTQVVTNRIRRQVELTSLHEDLERDGRRPRTEVLSLATVPADRDVAAALRVDEGADVVTVERLRFADDEPIALLRNHLPAGLLELTGEALTRNGLYQLIRRSGTDLRSATQTIGARRATAAEARLLDEARGATLLTMTRTAYDSSGNPVERGSHLYRASRYSFEMTVAAH from the coding sequence GTGGAGCCGTTCACGAAGTTGATCACCATCGACCGGGGCAGTCCCATACCGCTGTACTTCCAGATCGCGCAGCAGCTGCAGGAACTCATCGAGACCGGGGTGCTGCCCCCCGGCACGCGCCTGAGCAACGAGATCGCCATGGCGGACGGGCTCGGCCTCTCCCGCCCGACCGTGCGCCAGGCCATGCAGCACCTCGTCGACAAGGGGCTCCTGGCCCGCAAGCGCGGGGTCGGCACGCAGGTGGTCACCAATCGCATCCGCCGCCAGGTCGAGCTCACCAGCCTCCACGAGGACCTCGAACGGGACGGGCGCCGGCCGCGCACCGAGGTTCTCTCCCTGGCGACCGTCCCCGCCGACCGCGACGTCGCCGCCGCGCTGCGGGTGGACGAGGGGGCCGACGTGGTGACCGTCGAGCGCCTGCGGTTCGCCGACGACGAACCCATCGCCCTGCTCCGCAACCACCTGCCGGCCGGTCTGTTGGAACTGACCGGGGAGGCGCTCACCCGCAACGGCCTGTACCAGCTGATCCGCCGCTCCGGTACGGACCTGAGGAGCGCCACGCAGACCATCGGCGCGCGCCGGGCCACCGCCGCCGAGGCCCGGCTCCTCGACGAGGCGCGCGGCGCGACCCTGCTGACCATGACCCGTACCGCGTACGACAGTTCGGGCAACCCGGTCGAGCGCGGCTCCCATCTGTACCGCGCCTCGCGGTACTCGTTCGAGATGACGGTCGCCGCCCACTGA
- a CDS encoding beta-ketoacyl-[acyl-carrier-protein] synthase family protein — MTDNDRVLVTGVGAMTPLGADAPSSWSGLLDGKSGVRFLDEEWAADLPVHVAAGLTVDPASLLPRTQARKLDRGEQVALLSAREAWADAGAPQVEPERFAVVIGTGTGGVITTLEQDDVFERAGARRLSPFAVPMLMPNGPAAWVSMDLGAKGGARTVVSACASGAEALAVGQDLIRGGRADVVVAGGVEACLHPFTLAAFAQMKALSTRCTDPEAVSRPFDVERSGFVMGEGAGMMVLERAEFARARGARAHGTLAGSAVSSSANHITASDAEGQAFAMERALRDAGLAPADIGVVHAHATSTESGDLAEAEAIGGVIGDHAAVTATKSMTGHMMGASGTMGAMAALLALRDGTVPATRNLDELDPRVELDVVRGERRTGRWSAALANSFGFGGHNVSLVFTT, encoded by the coding sequence ATGACTGATAATGACCGGGTGCTGGTGACGGGTGTCGGGGCGATGACTCCGTTGGGGGCCGATGCGCCCTCGTCGTGGTCGGGGCTGCTGGACGGCAAGTCGGGAGTGCGTTTCCTGGACGAGGAGTGGGCCGCCGACCTGCCCGTGCACGTCGCGGCCGGGCTCACGGTGGACCCCGCCTCCCTGCTGCCGAGGACCCAGGCCAGGAAGCTGGACCGCGGTGAGCAGGTCGCCCTCCTCAGCGCGCGGGAGGCCTGGGCGGACGCCGGTGCCCCGCAGGTCGAGCCCGAACGGTTCGCCGTCGTCATCGGTACGGGGACCGGTGGCGTCATCACCACACTGGAGCAGGACGACGTCTTCGAGCGCGCCGGGGCCCGTCGGCTGTCGCCGTTCGCGGTCCCCATGCTCATGCCGAACGGGCCGGCCGCCTGGGTGAGCATGGACCTGGGCGCGAAGGGAGGCGCCAGGACCGTGGTGAGCGCCTGTGCCTCCGGGGCGGAGGCCCTCGCCGTGGGGCAGGACCTGATCCGCGGCGGGCGGGCGGACGTGGTCGTCGCAGGCGGGGTGGAGGCGTGCCTGCACCCCTTCACCCTCGCGGCGTTCGCCCAGATGAAGGCCCTGTCGACGCGGTGCACGGACCCGGAGGCCGTGTCCCGCCCGTTCGATGTCGAGCGGTCCGGGTTCGTCATGGGCGAGGGCGCGGGGATGATGGTGCTCGAACGCGCCGAGTTCGCCCGGGCCCGTGGCGCACGCGCCCACGGCACGCTGGCCGGCAGCGCCGTGAGTTCGAGCGCGAACCACATCACGGCCTCCGACGCGGAGGGCCAGGCCTTCGCCATGGAACGGGCGCTGCGCGACGCCGGCCTGGCCCCGGCGGACATCGGGGTCGTGCATGCCCACGCCACCTCGACGGAGTCCGGCGACCTGGCGGAGGCCGAGGCGATCGGCGGGGTGATCGGCGACCACGCGGCGGTGACGGCGACGAAGTCGATGACGGGTCACATGATGGGGGCGTCCGGGACGATGGGAGCCATGGCCGCTCTGCTCGCGCTCCGGGACGGCACGGTGCCGGCCACGCGCAACCTCGACGAACTCGACCCGCGCGTGGAACTGGACGTGGTGCGCGGTGAGCGGCGTACCGGCCGGTGGTCGGCCGCACTGGCCAACTCGTTCGGGTTCGGCGGACACAACGTCAGCCTCGTCTTCACCACGTGA
- a CDS encoding alpha/beta hydrolase — MTTVRNATLSAPGADLYYEVRGEGPLLLISESGEGDARRSIDLVGRLATDHTVVTYDRRGLSRSTRTDPTVPITLARHADDVHRLLTELTDGPATVLGLSLGAVIGLHLAVEHPDPPLTLIAHEPVAPGCCRPPNAPTTNANSPPSSSSARAGDRTRPSGKWHGSSASTSPPRTRNPA, encoded by the coding sequence ATGACCACAGTCCGGAACGCCACGCTCTCCGCGCCCGGGGCCGATCTGTACTACGAAGTCCGGGGCGAGGGGCCGCTGTTGCTCATCTCGGAGAGCGGTGAGGGCGATGCCCGTCGCAGCATCGACCTGGTCGGCCGCCTCGCCACCGACCACACCGTGGTGACGTACGACCGCCGGGGACTGTCGCGCAGCACCCGCACCGACCCGACGGTCCCGATCACCCTCGCCCGGCACGCCGATGACGTCCACCGGCTGCTCACCGAGCTCACCGACGGACCGGCCACCGTGCTGGGCCTCAGCCTCGGCGCCGTCATCGGGCTCCACCTCGCCGTCGAACACCCCGACCCGCCGCTCACCCTGATCGCGCACGAACCGGTGGCCCCCGGCTGCTGCCGGCCCCCGAACGCGCCCACCACGAACGCGAACTCGCCGCCATCCAGCAGCTCTGCACGAGCCGGGGACCGAACACGGCCTTCGGGGAAGTGGCACGGGTCCTCGGCATCGACCTCGCCGCCCAGGACACGGAACCCGGCCTGA
- a CDS encoding DUF5713 family protein gives MPITNQQVTEDFLLHQMYTDEYFPDHIVDKGKAILLRLCERIEAEQPADLPALYVLTQAATEEFNLLESEFEAAGSEIETVAREDIAESFWFVATAYGFTDADVEELIATRDW, from the coding sequence ATGCCGATCACGAACCAGCAAGTGACCGAGGACTTCCTCCTGCACCAGATGTACACGGACGAGTACTTCCCGGATCACATCGTCGACAAGGGCAAGGCGATCCTGCTGCGGCTGTGCGAGCGGATCGAGGCGGAGCAGCCGGCGGACCTGCCGGCCCTGTATGTGCTCACGCAGGCGGCGACGGAGGAGTTCAACCTCCTGGAGAGCGAGTTCGAGGCGGCGGGGAGCGAGATCGAGACCGTTGCCCGCGAGGACATAGCCGAGAGCTTCTGGTTCGTGGCGACGGCCTACGGGTTCACGGACGCGGACGTGGAGGAGCTGATCGCCACCCGGGACTGGTGA
- a CDS encoding prephenate dehydratase encodes MTTVAYQGEPGSNSATAARVLYPEGRELACTSFEQALDAVTFGMADVAVIPVDNSAAGRVADVHQLLPESGLFVIAEHFLAIRFDLMGVPGATPEGVEYVRSHVHALGQCRKILREGGWRTLVSDDTAGAAREVAELGDPRHAALAPPAAAEIYGLEVLRSQVEDDPENTTRFVVLSRDSVLAPNTGEPTMTSLFFSVRNIPSALFKALGGFASSGVNLTKIESYQMGAGLNASRFYVEIEGHPDESHVELALHELRFFSSEVRILGVYPAHPHRRREHIG; translated from the coding sequence GTGACGACCGTCGCATACCAAGGTGAGCCCGGGTCCAACTCGGCAACCGCTGCCCGCGTCCTGTACCCCGAGGGGCGCGAGCTGGCCTGCACGAGCTTCGAGCAGGCCCTGGACGCCGTGACGTTCGGCATGGCCGACGTGGCGGTGATCCCGGTGGACAACTCCGCGGCCGGACGCGTCGCGGACGTGCACCAACTGCTGCCCGAATCGGGCCTGTTCGTCATCGCCGAGCACTTCCTCGCCATCCGCTTCGACCTCATGGGCGTTCCCGGTGCGACGCCCGAAGGCGTGGAGTACGTACGCAGCCATGTGCACGCCCTGGGGCAGTGCCGGAAGATCCTGCGCGAGGGCGGCTGGCGCACCCTCGTGAGCGACGACACGGCGGGGGCGGCCCGCGAGGTGGCGGAGCTGGGCGACCCGCGGCACGCGGCGCTCGCCCCGCCTGCCGCCGCGGAGATCTACGGTCTGGAGGTGCTGCGGTCGCAGGTCGAGGACGACCCGGAGAACACCACGCGGTTCGTTGTCCTCTCACGGGACTCCGTTCTCGCGCCGAACACCGGCGAACCGACGATGACCAGCCTCTTCTTCAGTGTGCGGAACATCCCCAGTGCCCTGTTCAAGGCGCTCGGCGGGTTCGCGAGCAGCGGGGTGAACCTCACCAAGATCGAGAGCTACCAGATGGGCGCCGGGCTGAACGCCAGCCGCTTCTACGTCGAGATCGAGGGACACCCCGACGAGTCCCACGTCGAACTCGCCCTGCACGAACTGCGTTTCTTCTCGTCGGAGGTGCGCATCCTCGGCGTGTACCCGGCCCACCCGCACCGCCGCAGGGAGCACATCGGCTGA
- a CDS encoding 2-phosphosulfolactate phosphatase, whose product MVAVPGRAAPRSRRSPAGAPLAEEVGAGLAVGRSMVTESSPWSLSPAALRRAPVVPRLVLPSPNGSTIAATAGGSTVVAGSLRNPTAVGRWLADQGYGTVERPVAVIASGERRPDGALRPALEDLLGAGAVIAALRRHGRDRLSPEAAMAATVFDGTPDIGTAVADCASGRELIGLGYADDVAVATELDACAIVPVLVDGAFTAAT is encoded by the coding sequence GTGGTCGCTGTCCCCGGCCGCGCTGCGCCGCGCTCCCGTCGTTCCCCGGCTGGTGCTCCCCTCGCCGAGGAAGTGGGGGCCGGTCTGGCCGTGGGCCGGAGCATGGTCACCGAGTCCTCGCCGTGGTCGCTGTCCCCGGCCGCGCTGCGCCGCGCTCCCGTCGTTCCCCGGCTGGTGCTCCCCTCGCCCAACGGCTCCACCATCGCCGCGACGGCCGGGGGCTCGACCGTGGTCGCCGGCTCGCTGCGGAACCCGACCGCTGTCGGCCGGTGGCTGGCCGACCAGGGGTACGGAACGGTCGAGAGGCCCGTCGCGGTGATCGCCTCGGGCGAGCGCCGGCCCGACGGCGCTCTCAGGCCGGCCCTGGAGGACCTGCTCGGCGCCGGGGCCGTGATCGCCGCGCTGCGCCGGCACGGCCGGGACCGGCTCTCGCCGGAGGCCGCCATGGCGGCCACGGTCTTCGACGGGACGCCGGACATCGGCACCGCCGTCGCGGACTGCGCGTCGGGACGTGAACTCATCGGCCTCGGTTACGCCGACGACGTCGCCGTCGCGACGGAGCTGGACGCCTGCGCAATCGTCCCCGTCCTCGTCGACGGAGCGTTCACCGCAGCCACCTGA
- a CDS encoding class I SAM-dependent methyltransferase, producing the protein MRNIVNTEQAQAWNGYEGTYWARNQDRWDAVNAGFDQPLLTAAAIGGHDRVLDVGCGAGRTTRLAARRAVNGRALGVDLSGPMLERARASAEREGLGNVTFERADAQVHSFEPGAFDAAISRYGVMFFADPTAAFANIGGALRPGGRLAFVCAADAGLNGWVQAMAALRDHLPLGDFGTAGRPGMFSLADPDRIREVLSGAGFVRTALRRVEAYGDWGRNAEEAASFLLGTGPGRHLTGQAPQEARDRAREALEEHLRGHEENGSVRLLSTVWLVTATRPESFKPRAPRPGL; encoded by the coding sequence ATGCGCAACATCGTCAACACTGAACAGGCCCAGGCGTGGAACGGCTACGAAGGCACGTACTGGGCCCGCAACCAGGACCGTTGGGACGCCGTGAACGCGGGCTTCGACCAGCCGTTGCTCACCGCCGCGGCCATCGGCGGGCACGACCGGGTGCTCGACGTCGGGTGCGGAGCCGGGCGGACGACGCGGCTCGCCGCGCGCCGGGCGGTGAACGGACGGGCCCTCGGCGTCGACCTGTCGGGACCCATGCTCGAACGCGCCCGCGCGAGCGCGGAGCGGGAGGGCCTCGGCAACGTGACGTTCGAGCGCGCGGACGCCCAGGTCCACTCCTTCGAGCCCGGTGCCTTCGACGCGGCGATCAGCCGCTACGGGGTGATGTTCTTCGCCGACCCCACGGCCGCGTTCGCCAACATCGGAGGCGCCCTGCGTCCCGGTGGCCGACTGGCGTTCGTCTGCGCCGCGGATGCCGGCCTCAACGGCTGGGTGCAGGCCATGGCGGCACTGCGGGACCACCTGCCCCTCGGGGACTTCGGGACCGCGGGACGCCCCGGGATGTTCTCCCTGGCGGACCCGGACCGCATCCGCGAGGTGCTGTCCGGAGCCGGTTTCGTACGCACGGCTCTGCGCCGGGTCGAGGCGTACGGGGACTGGGGGCGGAACGCCGAGGAGGCGGCGAGCTTCCTCCTGGGCACCGGCCCGGGGCGCCATTTGACCGGCCAGGCGCCCCAGGAGGCCCGGGACCGCGCCCGCGAGGCCCTGGAGGAACACCTGCGCGGCCACGAGGAGAACGGGTCGGTCCGCCTGCTCAGCACCGTCTGGCTGGTCACCGCGACCCGCCCCGAAAGTTTCAAGCCCCGGGCCCCGCGCCCCGGACTTTGA
- a CDS encoding helix-turn-helix transcriptional regulator, with amino-acid sequence MKASAVRGHLDGLLLSVLESGPLHGYAVITAVQERSNGVLELRKGTIYPALNKLERFGLLRSVWESEGERRRRCYELTDAGRRSLAAERSVWKEFTAAIGAVLEPAPGPGHAT; translated from the coding sequence ATGAAGGCGAGTGCGGTACGCGGGCATCTGGACGGGCTTCTGCTGTCCGTGCTGGAATCCGGCCCGTTGCACGGTTACGCGGTCATCACCGCGGTCCAGGAGCGCAGCAACGGCGTGCTGGAGTTGCGCAAAGGCACCATCTACCCCGCCCTCAACAAGCTGGAGCGGTTCGGACTGCTGCGCAGTGTCTGGGAGTCCGAGGGTGAACGCCGTCGGCGCTGCTACGAACTCACCGACGCCGGGCGGCGCAGCCTGGCGGCGGAGCGGTCGGTGTGGAAGGAGTTCACGGCCGCCATCGGCGCCGTGCTGGAGCCGGCTCCGGGCCCCGGACACGCGACGTGA
- a CDS encoding MFS transporter encodes MKNTPGPRAGRKEWTALGVLMLPLLLVSMDVSILYFAIPYISRDLEPSATQQLWILDMYGFVLAGLLITMGALGDRIGRRVLVLGGAAVFGAASVAAAYAHSADLLIAARALLGLGGAALMPSTLALIRNLFRDGKQRGRAVGLWTAVMTTGISLGPVVSGLLLEHFWWGSVFLVNLPAMVLLLVLVPFLVPEFRASQPGRFDLPSAALSLASLLPVVHGIKELARHGYEPIPVLGIAAGLLLGLVLVRRQKRLAHPMIDLGLLGRRAFGGPVLADLLAMFATVGMAVFLTQYLQSVLGMSPLEGALWSTVPAVGVAVTAPAAAALAQRVDRACVMGGGFLVSACGFLWLTQVRTDSALWFVLVGASVYAGGLVAAMALANELALGAAPPERAGSAAAVLESGQELGGALGMAILGSVGAAVYSRDMTDALPAGVPDAETVRETLGGAMAVAARLPAGTADTVLTAARDAFTRGMGSAAIGAAAVMAAAGVLSLVLLRGAAGTRRPGAEGSTPGERPEGADNAPEPAVP; translated from the coding sequence ATGAAGAACACACCCGGCCCCCGCGCGGGCCGCAAGGAATGGACCGCGCTCGGGGTCCTGATGCTGCCCCTGCTGCTGGTCTCGATGGACGTGTCGATCCTCTACTTCGCCATCCCGTACATCAGCCGGGATCTGGAGCCGAGCGCCACCCAGCAACTGTGGATCCTCGACATGTACGGGTTCGTGCTCGCCGGACTGCTCATCACGATGGGCGCGCTCGGCGACCGGATCGGCCGACGCGTGCTGGTGCTCGGGGGCGCCGCGGTCTTCGGCGCGGCCTCGGTCGCCGCCGCGTACGCCCACTCGGCCGACCTGCTCATCGCCGCACGCGCACTGCTGGGGCTCGGCGGCGCCGCCCTGATGCCCTCGACGCTCGCCCTGATCCGCAACCTGTTCCGCGACGGGAAACAGCGCGGCCGGGCAGTGGGACTGTGGACGGCGGTGATGACCACCGGCATCTCCCTCGGCCCGGTGGTCAGCGGCCTGCTCCTCGAACACTTCTGGTGGGGTTCGGTCTTCCTGGTCAACCTGCCCGCCATGGTGCTGCTGCTCGTGCTGGTGCCTTTCCTGGTACCGGAGTTCAGAGCGTCGCAGCCGGGCCGATTCGACCTGCCGAGCGCGGCGCTCTCGCTCGCGTCCCTGCTCCCGGTCGTCCACGGGATCAAGGAACTGGCCCGGCACGGATACGAGCCGATACCGGTTCTCGGCATTGCCGCGGGGCTGCTGCTCGGCCTCGTCCTCGTACGCCGCCAGAAGCGGCTCGCCCATCCGATGATCGACCTCGGCCTGCTGGGACGGCGCGCCTTCGGCGGTCCGGTGCTCGCCGATCTCCTGGCGATGTTCGCCACGGTGGGCATGGCCGTCTTCCTCACCCAGTACCTTCAGTCCGTCCTCGGCATGAGCCCGCTCGAAGGCGCGCTGTGGAGCACGGTCCCGGCCGTGGGCGTCGCCGTCACGGCCCCGGCCGCGGCGGCACTCGCGCAGCGCGTCGACCGCGCCTGTGTCATGGGCGGCGGCTTCCTCGTCTCCGCCTGCGGATTCCTCTGGCTGACCCAGGTGCGCACCGACTCGGCCCTCTGGTTCGTTCTCGTCGGCGCCTCGGTCTACGCGGGCGGCCTGGTCGCCGCCATGGCCCTGGCCAACGAACTGGCCCTCGGCGCCGCCCCGCCGGAGCGTGCGGGTTCCGCCGCGGCCGTCCTCGAATCGGGCCAGGAACTGGGCGGCGCCCTGGGCATGGCGATCCTCGGCTCCGTCGGCGCGGCGGTCTACAGCCGCGACATGACCGACGCCCTGCCGGCCGGGGTGCCGGACGCCGAGACGGTGCGCGAAACCCTGGGCGGCGCGATGGCGGTGGCGGCCCGGCTCCCGGCCGGAACGGCGGACACCGTGCTGACGGCCGCGCGCGACGCCTTCACCCGCGGCATGGGTTCCGCCGCGATCGGAGCGGCCGCCGTCATGGCCGCGGCCGGTGTCCTCTCGCTCGTGCTGCTGCGCGGCGCGGCCGGGACGAGGCGCCCGGGGGCGGAGGGCTCGACCCCGGGTGAGCGTCCGGAAGGGGCGGACAACGCACCGGAGCCTGCGGTGCCCTGA
- a CDS encoding TetR/AcrR family transcriptional regulator C-terminal domain-containing protein — protein MAADPPYLRIAGDIRRRIDSGELAPGDRVPSTRHITREWGVAMATATKALAALGQEGLVRAVPGVGTVVAEPGRAPHAAPGRALTRARIVRAAITLVDTEGLPALSMRRVATEFGVSTMALYRHVPNKGELVRLMSEEVFREEPTGPRPSGWREQLTLEARWLWERYERHPWLARALAALTRPMASPHAMRYTEHILSALNGLGLTPDQMLHIHLSLLGYAQGIATAIELETQARQDTGMSPEEWLASNEPRMEAIQLTGAYPVLSTLFDRDEFGLELGALFEFGLERILDGVEVFIGQHRRADPRPSHGSGPRPSTPGPRPRASAPRPSASGPAETDRPRS, from the coding sequence ATGGCAGCCGATCCGCCCTATCTCCGTATCGCCGGGGACATCCGTCGTCGTATCGATTCCGGCGAACTCGCCCCCGGCGACCGCGTCCCCTCCACCCGGCACATCACCCGGGAGTGGGGCGTCGCGATGGCGACCGCCACGAAGGCGCTCGCCGCGCTGGGCCAGGAGGGCCTGGTGCGGGCCGTGCCCGGGGTCGGCACGGTGGTCGCGGAGCCGGGGCGGGCGCCCCACGCCGCGCCCGGCCGGGCCCTGACCCGCGCGCGCATCGTCCGTGCCGCGATCACACTGGTCGACACGGAGGGGTTGCCCGCCCTCTCCATGCGCCGGGTCGCGACCGAGTTCGGAGTCTCCACCATGGCCCTGTACCGGCACGTGCCGAACAAGGGCGAACTCGTGCGGCTGATGTCGGAGGAGGTGTTCCGCGAGGAACCGACGGGGCCGCGACCGTCCGGCTGGCGCGAGCAACTGACCCTGGAGGCCAGGTGGTTGTGGGAGCGGTACGAGCGCCATCCCTGGCTGGCACGGGCCCTGGCCGCCCTCACCCGGCCGATGGCCTCACCCCACGCGATGCGCTACACCGAGCACATACTGAGCGCCTTGAACGGGCTGGGGCTCACCCCGGACCAGATGCTCCACATCCATCTCTCCCTCCTCGGGTACGCCCAGGGCATCGCGACCGCCATCGAGTTGGAAACCCAGGCGCGGCAGGACACCGGCATGAGCCCCGAGGAGTGGCTGGCCTCCAACGAGCCGCGAATGGAGGCGATCCAGCTCACCGGCGCCTATCCGGTGCTGTCCACGCTCTTCGACCGGGACGAATTCGGTCTCGAACTCGGCGCGCTCTTCGAGTTCGGGCTCGAACGCATCCTGGACGGCGTCGAGGTGTTCATCGGGCAACACCGCCGGGCGGACCCCCGGCCCTCGCACGGCTCCGGTCCGCGCCCCTCCACCCCCGGTCCGCGCCCGCGCGCCTCCGCCCCCCGCCCGTCCGCCTCCGGGCCGGCGGAAACGGATCGGCCCCGTTCGTGA